The following DNA comes from Castanea sativa cultivar Marrone di Chiusa Pesio chromosome 10, ASM4071231v1.
tttagagAGTCAACCtagattcttcttcttctttttcacataCATGGAAATAGAATTGGATGCCAAAGTTATTTTTGAttctttaaattctaaaaattctAAATCAATTGGTAACAATCTATTATTATTTGGGAATATAATTAATCAACTAATTGAATCAAGAAAAGCCACGTTCTCTTTCTCACATAATCCCTTTCCTCACCACTTCCTTTCTATCCCTAAACTCAAACCACTTTACCTACTAGAATATTGATCTTAGAATCTTATTCACAATCACAATGAAACAGCCAATGAATATACTAAGCCATGTTGACAAGCAGCAACCGCAGAATCACATCTCACTTGCTCCCCCTGAAGTACATGTAGATTTTCTgcacaaaccaaaaaacaaacagGAGATGAACTGTGTcatagaaagagaaaaggaagaagagacTACAAAATTTAGCAATGTGCATAATAAGTACCCTGCATGCCTGTTCCCAAGAATACAATCTAAACATTGATAATTAAGTTGCATATATGCAGACAACTTTCAATGATTTCTTGGAGCACTCTTAAACgctaataatattttcttcagGGACTACAAAATGGTACTTGTTTCAGATAAAGTAGAGATTCAGGGAATATAGCATGGTACTTATTTCAGATAAGTAGAGAGTTTCAGGACTACTCAACCAATGAATTGTATAATCTTAGTACATTTCATAGTACAAAGTGTCCAATCTGACTATAGAAATCAAACCCAAGACCTCTTGAGATCCATAAGATCTTGGTTTTGAAACTTCTAGCAAGTATATTGAGGTCATCCCCAAGGGATTTTTTCCCTGTAATtaccgtgtgtgtgtgtgtgatacaGAGGGAATAAATACACCTAAGAAAATGGTCAAGTGCTCAAAGAGCTATGGACAGCCTCTTTagcaattaataaataaaatcattaataatttaaatattaaaacctCATAATCAGGCTATTATTTGGAAAGGCATATGCATAAACTGGTGTGTCCAATCAGACAAATCAGTAAGAACATCCTTCACCTAGGAATATCCATACTTTCCATCACAGTTTACACCCTATAACGAATTTGGCAGCTACTTTACATAAGACAAACATCAAACGAAGTGGTACTCCTAAAATGAGTTTGATAAACAAGTGTGAACAATACAAGATTAGCCCTGGCTCTCTTAAATATTAATACAGAATAAAATTGATGAAAGCAAATATAGCTAACTAAAAGCCACAAAGATCAGTTTTTTTAGAGAAGAGTCTCAATCAAATCTACCatcaataacaaaacaaaacttaggAAACCCTTCCGCTTCATTTTCCTACTTTGACAAAGAAATTGCAAGGAAGAACATCAGAAGCATCAGTGATGCTGCACCAATGCTGCTAGACATTATactctctcaacaaaaaaaaatcaccataaTCCAGGTCCCAAGGAATGATTTTCGTCACAACaatgtttattttcatatttaaggTTCAATTCAGCAATGTCTCCAATTAAACCTCTCTCCAAGCCCACAATTCTGCCAACTTCCAACAGCAACTTACAATATTCAACAAGCCTTCAACGGAACTCTCTTCAAAATGTCAAGTCCACAAAAGAAATTCTAATCATGAAGCATCTCTCATTCTGAAGTGTTTCTATTCTAtcacaatttttatcaattcatATCAACTAAATCCATACTACAAATGAAATATCAtaagcaggaaaaaaaaaaaaaaaagagggcaGAGGGGGATCAATATATACCCTTAATGCATGTCTATTGCAATTCAGATTTACATGAATCAACAAtttaaataagttaatttaCATTCACATATGTAAGGCACCATGTTTTCTACTTTTATTGATGCTGTCCACAACAAGTACAGCAGCAAAGGTGGTAAAGAAACTAAAATAGAGCAAGGTggaaacagaaaaaagaaaagagaactaCATATGCCACGACAAGTGAAGAAATTAATTAGGATTGTATCTGAACCCAGAGAgagaaagggtatacacaaaactCTCACAGAAGGAAGGGATGAGGTATATAaattcttaattaaataaattagggGCCACCACAATCACTTTTATTACTTTAAGAAAGAGAATGCATATAATCTGAATCTGACCTGAAGTACCCATAAGCTTAGAAGCGACTCCAAGCAAAACAAGCCAAAGCCAACTAAGTAGAATATCTGCAGTGAAAATAAACGTTAGAGAAACCAAATGCTCAGTCAAGTAACATACAAGAGAGAACAAGTTAATGTTCTGTTAATCACATCTTATGTCCAAATGAGGTGAATGTAAGCACAGACCTCTGACTATGTTCCTAATAGCATTTTTGGTCTTCATTGCTCAAGGCCATAAGAGGGCAAATTTGCTTTTCAGAGAGAAGGCATCAAAAAGCAAGCATTATAGAAGCCTATAACTCTAACCATATTTTTTACTGGTAAGGTACACAAGCACTAATCCGGTCTTGAATCAGACACCTTACCCTCCATCCCATAATTGTGCAAAGAGTAAGTGTCATTTGAGTTAGAGCTCATGGGCCTCTTACCATGTGTTGTAACTAAAAGTACCAGAGGCCGTTTCAGTTTGGTTAGAGAAATGAGATATTTTGATAACGTTTAGTATAGTCATACCTTTCCCtcctatttttgttttatgcCATCCTTAtgattaatttcattttgaGCCTTCCACATTTCCATGTGCCAAATCTAatttactttaaattttaattaattttgtttctttattcaAGAGATACgtagtatatatttttattggacttATTTGGTTAAAGTTTGACATATTCAATGGAACATGggcttaaaattttaaacactcTTAATAAATTATTTGGGTTTAACTTATTCAAGTTTTACGGTTTCAactttgatctctctctctctctcttcctcttggaTCCACAGTTTCATTCttcaaacaaaaatgaaatttcagTTTGGTATGcatttataatataattcatTGTTTTAACATTTCGATTCCCTTTCAAGATCTTTTCAAAGGGAATACAAAAAATACAATCATCTCCCTCGCGTTTTCTAAAATTAACCATGTCATAAGATTCTgtccataaataaatatatttaaaatccaTATCATTTTTTGACAAAAGATTAGCATCATGCTTTATTGTACAAGGTACCCATAACCCACTAGACAGAGTTGAGTTGGCATAGAAGAATTCATGTAGTCAATCCCATTCTATTGGGAATAGGACTGAGTTGAGTTGagtatttttacttattttttagtAACTTATTAAGTTGAGCTGGATATTCGCATTATGGTTCATTTTGAGGGGAGGGGAAAGAATGTGTGGTACATATAGGGGACATAGAGTACAAATTTGAGTGTCTCAAAATTACAGAAAAAGTTTACAGGACTCTCATAATAGCAATACTTTCGACACATATGGGGAATCTAAATAATATTGAGAAATAAGGGCAAGGCCATGTACTTTCGATAAAATCTAAGGCAGGCTGAAGTATTATATCCTTTTTCAAACTACATAGCACTTAAATATGGAACTCGACAAAAGAGAAAACTTCTACTCCTACCATCATATTTCTGAACAAGAGAAAAATGAATACACAAACATTTCATTGACTATTGTCCTACTAAACCATAAGAACATCTTCATGACTGAAATTTTAGTGGCAAAAAGTAAAAGCCAAAATGACATGAATACATCAAAAAACTAACCCCAATCAATGCATGGCCAGAGAAGAGATCAATTGCTGCAAGGATTCCCCTGAATCACAAaaacaagaatgaaaaaattatattagtagGTTCTGATGTATAGGCCAGAAACAACTGAAACGTGATCATAACAACTGTTGCAAGACCCTATGCTCATCAACAAGCCTAAATCAATTTAGAAAGATACTATGGAAGTTACAAAAAAGTTGAACATTGTACTCTACATGCTACAATTTCTTAATGACTGACATTAGTTCACTGCTttatataaatcaataatcTGTGAAAGAACCTTCAACAAAATAATCCAATTCCTTACACAGAAAGATGATCAAGGCCCTTAAAATCCCATAGCAGAATCCAGTTACCATACTATTTACCTTACCTAATGGTCAGTGTAAAGGATCTTATTCTCAGCAAGAACAAGTTATTTAATGATTTACGTTTTCTTTTTCTGAGAGATTGCTGATTTACTTTAGCTTAGTTAACATTGAACAAAATTATACCATTATACCTTTTGACTACAAATTCACATATGATTACCGGTCACTAAACATGTGCGAGACAACAACTAAAGTGCTtgaactattttcttttttactcaaTGCTCTTTCAAAACATACAACAtaacaaatatatttgtaagCTTTAGTAATGGCAATCAACCACTTCAAACTTTAATTCTAATAGCTCAAGATACTAGTACTTACGTCAATGACATCCCATGAAAGACGATTGGGGGTGCAATAGcagcaaaaatacaaaaaccgATATGAAGCTGCATCATGCCAGATTGATCAATAGACAGAAAAATAGGCCACCTATTCATGAGAAGCATAGCTAAGACAGAATTATATATCACATACCAGATAGAACAAGAAAAACCAGCTGAAATTCAAGGCACTGTCTGTCCTGCAATTGGAAACAAAGCAATTTTCAACACCCATCAGCACACATAATAAGACATTTTTTTATGCTATCACTACAGAAACTctttcaaatacaaaaataaatgaatatctTTCCTCTAATAGGTTAATGTAAGAGCTTTCTCTCACCAGTTAAACAATAAATGTAACATTGATGCCACCCAAACAAGCAAGTGCCACTAGCTATACAATATACATGCATGTACAAAGGCACACATGCACAAAAACACTGAGATGCACACAGgaacacacccaaaaaagaagaaaaagaagaaagggagaGGAGTTGGGGGGCTAAGATCACTGAaatccttctctttctcttcaacTTAAGATAGCCTACAAGTAaaccttctctttctctatattACGAAATACTAACCTCATAGCACGATAGAGAGGCCGATACCACAGCACATATGAAAGGGGGCATCCAAGTAGAGCATAGATTGTTGcaaggaaaaaaattttgacacctGCACAGGGTGGAGCTTATGAGAAGATCCAAATTACATTGAAACCAATGCCTATTATATCTTGAATGCAGAAACAACATTGAAAAAGAGAAGCTCACCCCCGCCTTTGATCCAGCATGCAGTCACAGCGATTACATTAAAAACAAGACAAAGAACTATACCTGCACAAACAGTACTACAAGAGTATCAGATATTGCAGAAGGATTTTACAGTGAGACCTTATAAATCAAGATTACAGCAAgcaaaacaaaactgaaaacctAAAATGGGTAATTTAGacctttttttccttcttaaattTCAGTAGCCAATTCTCTAAGGGACCAAGTGAAGACACCTAAATTAAAGAAACTATACTCCACAAAGAGCTCCATATCAGTATATTtatcaagattaaaaaaaaaatcctgaacAGAACCAACTTACACAAGTAATataatgtaaaatgttttatacATATGATCTCTCATACCTAACCAACTTGCAAAAGCCAAATATTGCAGCCTTTGTGCATGGACTGGTATTTCGTTGGCTATATCATGATGAATTATGGGGAAAAATGGAGGCCAATTTCGATTATCATTGGGAACACCAgctgatataaaataaataaaaaaacagtttAGAAAACAGCAAAACAAGTtcacaaaaatatattaagttgtAGGTTGTGACCTCATAGTTTACCTTTAGCAACAGCATCTTCTCTCTGCTTTATTTCCTGTGGAAGGCAGTTAAAGAGAACAATGAAAAACAGAATCAAAGGCAAAGAATACATTCTATTTAAGAGTAAGAATAACCAATACAATCATTTCAAGTAGGCATCACATATTGTAACTAATTCATTGTTATGTAAAGCAACAAAATCCCCATTTCTAGGAATTAACAGAAGTGGTTGTCaatgtagaaaaataaataataaaaattcaattctaGACAAGTACTGAATCATGGAATTGCAATGCAAACCTTTTCCCTCCTTTTGAGATCTGCTTCCCAAGATGCAAGCTCTTTCTCTTTGCTCTTAGAATCCTACAAAAACCATACCATCAAGAACATAACTCAGCTCTCTCAAAAATATCAAAGAACAGAAAAGGAATAGAAAAGGAAATAGCAACTTCACCACATTCAATGTATCCAATGGTATATCCACTGTTGCATCATGTTTCTGCCCAAAGCCTCGGGTTTCAGACCCCAAAGGTGAAATGTGCGGCTTTGATCTGGGACCAGCAGCTCCATTCTTCAAAGGTTCCCAATCATTAATCAATGACACAATGAATAAATGACAAATAAAGAAATGTTCAACAttcaaatgtgtgtgtgtgtgtgcgtgtgtgatAACTAAACAAATAATCAACACTGAAATTAGCAGTGGTCCTACAAGCATGCCCCAGACTAGTGTGGCTTACTTTGTAAATGAAGTGGCAATAAATGAGTAGTTTTGTTCATTTGAAGTCCAATGCATACATGCAAACGGTCTACAATCATAAGGGGGTTTGGGGTAGCGGAAGCACGTTTATGGAGTAGAATACTTGTTCAGGGTATCCATTGGTGTAGTTTGTGGAAGAGTATCAGGATGGGATGGTAAAGGTTTTTTAACGGTACATTCAATTTGAGGCCAGCTTTGGTAACCATTATCTGGTTCTGGCAAGACTGTTGGTGCGATGATGAGCATGATAGTTCCACAAATAGAGAGGCTTCGCTTCAGTGGACACTCTGTTGTGTTGTTGAGGCAGACTGAGGGGCGAAGAAGAGGAGTTGAGATGTTAGTTAGATTTATTCGGaaattttaatgattgggaCTTAAACTTCAAGGCCTGTTTTTTCCATTTCTCGTCGTAATTTCATTTCACATGCAATTCTTCACTCATTCTTGGTCACCAAGTAGTAATTTTTAATTCATGCAACTCCTTACTCCTTAGGGGAGCTTTCCTTAGTCCTTACACACGATGTGTCCTCTATTTCTTATTAATTTGGTTCCATTAACATTTCccttattaattaaaaaaaaaaaaaaacttaataatttcttcttcttcttcttcttcttcttcttcttctttttgggtggaaagagaaagagaaagggaaaggGAAATTCTTCATGAAAATTCTTTACTCATTATATTAGcgcaattaaaaaaaagccgtaaaaaatattttccaaattttacaGAATTCGAATTgaataatatacaaattacaaaactctttaaaaaaaaaaacttatttttcctcaatttaaagtttaaaccgACAGTTTCAGTTTCAGTTTCAGTTTCAGTTTCAGATCCAGAAATGGAGTGTTTaaataaataccaaataaatcaaacaatACCGCGCTAAGCTAAACTAAGCTAAGTGATCAAACAACAAGGTCTAAAAATAGTAAACGAGGGCAGATCTGAGAAAGTGAGAAAAATACTTGAaagttaagagagagaaaataattacCGAGAAAGGATTAACCACTTCTTCCTCGTCAAACGGATTCGGGTCGTGGTGCCGATTCATCTCTTCAGATCAGATCCCTAATTTTTGcacacaaaaatcaaataaatgctCCGAAATTTCAGATTTGTTGAGATTTCTTACACACAAcagtgagagagtgagagagattcTTTCAGCGTGTGCAAAAGAGACAATCAAATTTTATGCTTCTTAATTTGCTACGCGGgataagttttagaatttttttttgcatttgcCCTCCGAGTTTTCTATATTTACGTTCATTGCCCTTGCTTTGCTTGTTTTCAAATTACAATTGCATGTTCCTCTCTGACGTGCCAAATTATTACTTGCTACACCAAGGTTTTGGCATTGCATGACATGAGttcaaaattcttcatttaaaattcaaaatatgatctcaattaaattcattaCAATTACAGTCCTGGTTGAATCTAATTTGAAAACACttcatttattatataagtATTTTACATGTCATAAGTTCCAAATTTTCAATAACCTCTAAGCACaatagagggagagagggagatgGAGGTTCCAACTTAATAATTATATCAATCACAATCCTCTTTATTTTCATGAACTTACTattatgtcatttaaaaataaatttattaaattatatggtAATTGAATAGTGTGACAATTTGTACATagttaaaatgtttaaaaaatcattgttaaaaaataatgtgataAATCTACTGTGTCATTacccctttttttcttccttttgcgGTGAGACAAGTATATTGTCTATTGAGCTGGCTTTGTCGTACTTTTACGCATCACAATGGCCATTAGCTCATATATATGCCTTCTTGTCAAGGactttatatttgaattttgatatcTTTTTATGCGCAAAATATTAACAACTCTAGAGAAAAAAGGTTGAATCTACAGAATTAACAAcgtattaaaattatttctaaaaaaaattatatatatatatatatatatattcatatgtTTTCTTTCACGAATATACCCCTTACCTGACTTTTGGTTGCTTCATACTTATCCATCAAATGGCAGATGAGTTTTTGAAAAAGGATTGCGTAGTGAATTTTTACCATATTTTATTCCTAATTGGGATCCAACTGTCCTTCCTTCCACCATGTGATCATGAATGTGGTTTAATGCTTAACCCACAAAGTTTTGTACAACTAAAggattttgtagctaaattgacacatttttATTCACAAAGTACTTAAGGGTTTAAGGGAAAAAGAGTTCGAATTGCGATGTTAGTAACaggttgtaattatctctaaaaaaaaataaaaataaaaacttcacATAATTATGACTCCACAAGGAAATACTATTCAAGATTCTGCTGTTTCATATTGTTGAATgcataggaaaaaaattaataaataaaaccttcATGGAATTGAATTGTATATATAGGCGAAAATAAAAATAGCCCGAAAATGTCATTTTGGCTTCACGATTTGATTGAATAACTACAATGGAGGGGGAGGTTCCAActtatgaaataaataaaaataaaagggtaCTGCAGTATAGTGATTGGTGAAAGCTAGCTTAAGGGAAAAGTTGCTTCAAGTTCAAGATCGTTGAGGCAAGAGGAGATGGTGACATATACAgggcttttatttttagagtttttcGCGAACACAACTTTTATGCTACAACTTTGACATGATaaatcatgaatatatataactaattataacatttatttaaactcttttttttttccttttcataatCTGCcacattaaaaatttaaaaagttgtgGCGTAATTAAAATTGTGTCcacggatttttttttctttttttcttaactcCCTGTTTTTTAAGATTAGAAGGCTCATTAGCCTTTTTCTTGTTCCAACCACTAATTGTGACCTTTATTACAAATTCTCATACTTTCAAATGTAGTAGTTGaggtaaatttaaaattttaaaaaaaatggataattaataattaataatgtaaattataatttatactcATAAAGTTTGAGATAGTTTTAATATTATCTcttaaattttcaaagttttaaTCCACGCCTATAACATTACTTAGCTTTGGATTAAAGTCTTTATGTCTATGTCTTGTGttgaaataattcatttagTTTCACTTCAActcaaaataaca
Coding sequences within:
- the LOC142613160 gene encoding secretory carrier-associated membrane protein 4, whose protein sequence is MNRHHDPNPFDEEEVVNPFSNGAAGPRSKPHISPLGSETRGFGQKHDATVDIPLDTLNVDSKSKEKELASWEADLKRREKEIKQREDAVAKAGVPNDNRNWPPFFPIIHHDIANEIPVHAQRLQYLAFASWLGIVLCLVFNVIAVTACWIKGGGVKIFFLATIYALLGCPLSYVLWYRPLYRAMRTDSALNFSWFFLFYLLHIGFCIFAAIAPPIVFHGMSLTGILAAIDLFSGHALIGIFYLVGFGLFCLESLLSLWVLQKIYMYFRGSK